The Candidatus Rokuibacteriota bacterium sequence ACCGAGCCCCGGGGCACGATACGCCGACTGCTCGGCGGCGAGCGGGGCATTGAGCTCGACGATGAGGGGCGTGCCGAGATCGCGGGCCAGCTGCACGCCCGCCGTCCCGTAGAGCGAGGCGCGCTCGTAGACGATGTCGGGCGGCGCGTCGGCGAAGCGGCGCGCGAGCTCTGCTCTCAGCTCCTCGTTGAGCAGGATGCGCCGGACGGCGTTGGGCACGGAGTTGCGGGCCCCCACCACGGCGTTGAATCGCTTGAGCGCCTGGTGCACGGAGACGACGGCCGGACTCGGCCCCAGCCCGAGCGTCCGGGCGGCGAGCGGCGCCGCGTCCCCCCAGGGGCCCGCGTCGATCTGCGGGGCCGCCACGACGACGGCGTGTCCGGCGCGGCTCAGCGCGGCTGCCAGCCCGCGCACGTGGACGGACGCGCCCTTGTCGCCGAGCACCGGAATGCCGGGATCAGCGCAGAGGTAGAGGATCTTCACGGGGCGACCCGGCACGGGCGCTGAGCGGGCCGCGGCCGCGTCGATGCGGAGCGCGCGAACCGGTCGGCCAGGATCAGGCCGTTCTTGCGGATGTCGAAGACCTCTTCTGCCCGCGCCCGCCCGCAGGCGGCGAGCTGCCCCCGAAGCCCGGAGGCCGTCAGGACCTCGGCGATGGCGTCGGCGAGCCGAGCGGCATCGCCCGGCGGGACCAGGAGCCCGGTGCGGCGGTCGCAGATGATCTCGTCGATGCCCGGCAACGCCGTGGAGATGGCCGGGAGCCCGAGAGCCAGCGCCTCCAGGAGGACAGTCGGCAGCCCGTCGCGGTCGCCGCTGCCGCTCACGACGCACGGGAGCGCGAACACCGCCGCGCGCCTCATCACCCCGAGGAGCTCCTCCTGGGGCTGCGCGCCGGCCAGCGTGACGACATCCTCCAGCCGGAGCCGGCGGATCCGCTCGGCCAGCGCCCCCCGTTCGGGGCCGTCCCCGACGATCAAACAGCGCGCCGGGACTCCCCTGTCCCGCAGGAGCGCGAAGGCCTGGACGAGATGCGTGAATCCCTTCTTCTCCACGAGCCGTCCGGCGCCCAGCACCAGATCCGGCTCGCGCGGCACTGCAGGATCCGGGGCGAGGCGTTGGAGGTCGAGACCGTTGTAGAGCCGGACGATCCGCCGGGCGAGGGCCGGGCCGAAGCGAGTGGCGAGGTACCGGCGGTTGTAGTCGGAGACGGTGACCACGAACCGGGCGCCGCGGACCTTCTCCACCAGCGCCGCGGGATCGACGTCCTGGTGGTAGATGTCCTTGGCGTGGGCGGTGAAGGAATACGGGAGCCCCGCGAGTCGGCTCGCCAGCATGGCCACCCTCGTCGCCCCGGTGCCGAAGTGGGCGTGCAGGTGCGTCACCCCGCGCCCAGC is a genomic window containing:
- a CDS encoding glycosyltransferase, with translation MKIGYVLKRFPRLSETFIVNELLAMESLGIPLEIFSLKLPRPEPRHELLAALRAPVTYLPDPPAIPDCAVRQNDPQEPHGRQADADAAFAFKAEALARLAAGRGVTHLHAHFGTGATRVAMLASRLAGLPYSFTAHAKDIYHQDVDPAALVEKVRGARFVVTVSDYNRRYLATRFGPALARRIVRLYNGLDLQRLAPDPAVPREPDLVLGAGRLVEKKGFTHLVQAFALLRDRGVPARCLIVGDGPERGALAERIRRLRLEDVVTLAGAQPQEELLGVMRRAAVFALPCVVSGSGDRDGLPTVLLEALALGLPAISTALPGIDEIICDRRTGLLVPPGDAARLADAIAEVLTASGLRGQLAACGRARAEEVFDIRKNGLILADRFARSASTRPRPAQRPCRVAP